In a genomic window of Pseudoglutamicibacter albus:
- a CDS encoding type III PLP-dependent enzyme domain-containing protein yields MHRFRNSRVSDVKIDWPALKDILADAGYASRPVGVLFADHFHANAESLVKRLKKASTLRSNIRTNTGTNAGLSPTVRVASKSLRIRKALDAALQTPGFAGILGFTLAEAVWLAEKGYQDIVVAYPSVNAEAIAAWTASEAALQHVTLMVDDPQQLEIIAHLAPGHPDLKVAIELDAAYRPVRGVMVGAARSPLSSPEEVARLAAHIVGRKGFTLDGLMAYEGQIAGEANAGSSPRQVILRRIQAASAKEIAQRRAETVDAVSEIAPLRFVNGGGTGSIETTGTEAAITEVAAGSGLIGPGLFDHYTAFKPAPALAFGMDVVRRPNKNTATVLGGGWVASGPPGPSRLPRVAWPPNVTYRATEGPGEVQTPLTGRGARGLAIGDVVWFRHAKAGEVSERLNSVVVISGSEVIDEWPTYRGEGKAFL; encoded by the coding sequence ATGCACCGCTTCCGCAACAGTCGCGTCTCTGATGTGAAGATTGACTGGCCGGCACTCAAGGACATCCTGGCTGATGCCGGCTACGCCTCGCGCCCTGTGGGTGTTTTGTTCGCGGATCATTTTCACGCGAATGCCGAAAGCCTTGTCAAGCGTCTCAAGAAGGCTTCCACTCTGCGCAGTAACATCCGCACTAACACCGGCACTAACGCCGGCTTGTCCCCTACGGTTCGGGTTGCGAGTAAGTCGCTGCGCATCCGTAAGGCGCTCGATGCCGCACTGCAGACTCCTGGTTTCGCTGGGATTCTGGGTTTCACGCTGGCGGAAGCCGTGTGGCTTGCCGAAAAGGGTTATCAGGACATCGTGGTTGCGTACCCGAGCGTGAATGCCGAAGCGATTGCGGCGTGGACGGCGAGCGAGGCCGCGCTGCAGCACGTGACCCTCATGGTCGATGATCCGCAGCAGCTGGAGATTATCGCTCACCTCGCCCCCGGCCATCCGGACCTCAAGGTCGCTATAGAGCTCGATGCGGCTTACCGTCCCGTACGCGGCGTCATGGTGGGTGCGGCACGTTCGCCGCTATCCAGCCCGGAGGAGGTGGCCAGGCTGGCGGCCCACATCGTGGGCAGGAAGGGTTTCACGCTGGATGGGCTCATGGCCTACGAGGGGCAGATCGCAGGCGAGGCGAACGCGGGGAGCTCGCCGCGGCAAGTGATCTTGCGGCGCATCCAGGCGGCTTCCGCGAAAGAGATCGCGCAACGGCGTGCTGAAACCGTCGATGCTGTCTCCGAGATCGCTCCGTTGCGTTTCGTCAACGGCGGCGGGACCGGTTCGATCGAGACCACCGGGACCGAAGCTGCCATCACGGAGGTAGCGGCAGGCTCCGGGCTCATCGGCCCCGGTCTATTCGACCACTACACCGCTTTCAAACCAGCGCCGGCCCTCGCGTTCGGGATGGATGTTGTACGCCGCCCCAACAAGAACACCGCAACAGTGCTCGGCGGGGGCTGGGTCGCCTCCGGGCCGCCCGGTCCAAGCCGGCTACCGAGGGTCGCGTGGCCACCCAACGTCACCTACCGCGCAACTGAAGGTCCCGGTGAAGTGCAGACCCCGCTCACCGGACGAGGCGCTCGCGGCCTTGCAATCGGCGATGTCGTGTGGTTTCGGCACGCGAAAGCCGGCGAAGTATCGGAACGCCTCAACAGCGTTGTAGTCATCTCAGGCTCAGAAGTCATCGACGAATGGCCCACCTACCGTGGCGAAGGGAAAGCATTCCTATGA